A genomic window from Diospyros lotus cultivar Yz01 chromosome 2, ASM1463336v1, whole genome shotgun sequence includes:
- the LOC127794247 gene encoding uncharacterized protein LOC127794247 yields the protein MGHKKRNAAPRAKASPAEVSADGVKSSVEREQKVNSNSAMEEQEKSKIEGSVVESGASSYSAIKLECERALTALRRGNHTKALRLMKDMFVKHESSAHAALIHRVQGSVCVQLASIIDDPNAKQRHFKNAIGSAKQAVSLSPNSIEFAHFYAKLLYEVANEYEEVVQECERALAIENPVDPAKESLLDESQQKISTADARIGHVQGELRSLIEKSLIEKSNRASISTWIKSLESLGGGVRLISKIVPADPMVQARRPNEIKKATKTPEERRKEIEVRVAAARLLQQKSDSPQSQNDVSKTLDSSSGSGAHRMGERRKSGNMKRSASTAERKDWVRSYWNAVSLDMKKDLLRIKTSALKAHFSSRKDNLANEVISEAMSFAEANGTWKFWLCYRCSEIFSDSESHMQHVLQEHMRNLLPEMQSMLPQNVDNEWIDMLLNSSWKPLDVNAAAKMVQNKLKAPEFLGGSYPNNDTEECKDCPTDNCCSEDALDMSSPKEKIGDGRNVDCVESLECKHYDKVCDIRWKDLDGNQGGKANFPPESWPVSDDNERAKVLEKIHNIFQVLINHKYLAASHLNKVMQYTVDELQGLASGSQLLNYGIDQTPTCICFLGASELRKVLKYLQELSHSCGIGRYSEKSGATDGTGRQVAEIMEKIVLNEDASCFILDELFFPCKLPSPNSHNSTTNDAVGPISSDVGYGNQVLLDTDALLSWIFMGPTSGEQLVTWTRMKEEKKQQGMEVLQMLHEDLSCLQSMCRGKCEHLSYKKAVQAVEDLCLEEGKKRENGSEFVCQSLRKRKEDLTDGGSSSFELDAISNILKEAESLNGSRFPFEESYGGVTSRLCDLESGEEDDWRMKDYLHQVDSCIEVAIQRQKEQLATELSKLDARMMQNLSGMQQMEVKLELVSAYDYQSILLPLIKSFLRAHLEDLAAKDATEKSDAVREAFLAELALDSKKSSGGGIDNSKYAHENTKDKRKNKENRKSKNAKATGGNVLMLHHEIVESASSPDASSGDHLDSEILVSVCAADALKQEEEEFRRRMELEEEERKLEETLEYQRRMENEAKLKHLAQQHKKTTRTTMEMPSDDDQALHEQFKHCKQERLAQKSEFPNGLEGVVKPIDGAVHRNSNFHGHHHTKVKQGKQLSCKASDFEVTCSFHSSWLLPPFIFAGLPNGGISEMVFHRGQLKKVDIKIILPSWLAQRIKLCHLRRRILKLEKLNLWMVFMVTTMSRQSLVEEDDEERFQADLKKAVHQSLVKFSVIYHVYTIHTKLFFQLWQISVFNRITRCLTDWRLHKMSSEMDDFGIAVNEAIPGNVDRAGLYGTGLKNEVGEYNCFLNVIIQSLWHVSRFRDEFLGRSLPKHVHVGDPCVTCALYDIFTALSTASTDLQRETVAPTSLRSALSNLYPDSNFFQQAQMNDASEVLGVIFDCLHRSFTSSFSISDTESVESSCTGSWDCLHSACIAHSLFGMDIFERMNCYNCGLESRRLKYTSFFHNINASALRTMKVMCEESSFDELLNLVEVSHQLACDPEAGGCGKLNYIHHNLSSPPHVFITVLGWQNTCESKEDITSTLASLNTEIDVGVLYRGLDLKNKHCLVSVVCYYGQHYHCFAYSHNHEQWVMYDDKTVKVIGGWDDVLTMCERGHLQPQVLFFEAVN from the exons ATGGGCCATAAGAAGCGGAACGCGGCGCCGCGGGCCAAGGCGTCGCCGGCGGAGGTTTCCGCGGATGGTGTTAAGAGCTCAGTGGAGAGGGAGCAGAAGGTAAATTCGAATTCCGCAATGGAGGAACAGGAGAAGAGTAAGATCGAAGGTTCGGTGGTTGAATCGGGCGCTTCGTCTTACTCGGCGATCAAGCTCGAATGCGAGCGAGCTCTGACGGCGCTCCGGCGGGGGAACCACACGAAAGCCCTGAGGCTCATGAAGGACATGTTTGTTAAGCACGAGAGCTCGGCTCACGCGGCTTTGATTCACCGAGTTCAGGGCAGTGTGTGTGTACAGCTTGCTTCGATTATTGATGATCCCAATGCGAAGCAGCGGCATTTCAAGAACGCGATCGGGTCTGCCAAGCAAGCCGTCTCATTGTCGCCTAACTCCATTGAGTTTGCGCATTTTTACGCGAAATTGTTGTATGAGGTGGCCAATGAGTATGAAGAGGTGGTGCAGGAGTGTGAGCGTGCGTTGGCGATTGAAAATCCGGTTGATCCCGCAAAAGAGAGCTTGCTGGACGAGAGTCAGCAGAAGATATCAACCGCTGATGCGCGGATTGGGCACGTGCAGGGTGAGCTTCGATCATTAATTGAGAAATCATTAATTGAGAAATCAAACAGAGCTTCAATTTCAACTTGGATAAAGAGCCTTGAGAGCCTTGGGGGTGGGGTTAGACTGATTTCTAAGATTGTCCCGGCGGACCCTATGGTGCAAGCAAGGCGACCGAATGAAATAAAAAAGGCAACTAAGACACctgaagaaagaaggaaggaaattgAAGTTCGGGTGGCTGCTGCGAGGTTGCTACAGCAGAAGTCTGACTCACCTCAATCACAAAATGATGTCAGTAAGACTCTAGACTCGTCTTCTGGGTCTGGTGCTCATAGAATGGGTGAGAGAAGGAAATCTGGAAACATGAAGAGGAGTGCATCCACTGCAGAGAGGAAGGACTGGGTAAGGTCATACTGGAATGCCGTGAGCTTGGACATGAAGAAAGACTTGCTCCGAATTAAGACTTCAGCATTGAAGGCACACTTCAGTTCCCGAAAGGATAATTTAGCGAATGAAGTCATATCAGAAGCTATGTCATTTGCTGAAGCTAATGGCACATGGAAATTCTGGCTATGCTATCGCTGCAGTGAGATATTTTCTGACTCAGAATCCCACATGCAACATGTTCTGCAAGAGCACATGAGGAATCTCCTGCCCGAGATGCAATCTATGTTGCCTCAAAATGTTGATAATGAATGGATTGATATGCTTCTTAACAGTTCTTGGAAACCATTAGATGTCAATGCTGCAGCTAAAATGGTTCAGAACAAATTGAAAGCTCCTGAGTTTCTTGGCGGGTCATACCCAAATAATGATACAGAGGAATGTAAAGACTGCCCAACTGATAATTGTTGTTCTGAAGATGCATTGGACATGTCCTCTCCAAAAGAGAAAATTGGGGACGGCCGTAATGTGGATTGTGTGGAGTCACTGGAGTGTAAACATTATGATAAAGTCTGTGACATTAGGTGGAAGGACCTTGATGGCAATCAGGGTGGAAAGGCAAATTTCCCACCTGAAAGCTGGCCTGTGTCGGATGACAATGAGCGTGCAAAGGTTCTTGAGAAAATTCATAACATATTCCAGGTGCTTATTAATCATAAATACCTTGCTGCAAGTCACCTTAACAAGGTAATGCAATACACGGTGGATGAGCTACAGGGTCTTGCCTCTGGTTCTCAGCTTCTCAACTATGGTATTGACCAGACACCGACATGCATCTGCTTTTTGGGAGCTTCTGAACTTAGAAAAGTCCTAAAATACTTGCAGGAGCTATCTCATTCTTGTGGCATAGGTAGATATTCTGAGAAGAGTGGTGCCACTGATGGCACTGGCCGCCAAGTGGCTGAAATTATGGAGAAGATTGTTCTTAATGAAGATGCATCCTGTTTCATTTTGGATGAGCTATTCTTTCCATGCAAACTACCGTCTCCCAACTCCCATAATTCTACTACCAATGATGCTGTAGGACCAATTTCATCTGATGTTGGCTATGGAAATCAGGTTTTACTTGATACTGATGCATTGTTGTCATGGATATTCATGGGTCCCACAAGTGGGGAGCAATTGGTAACTTGGACACGcatgaaagaagagaaaaagcaGCAAGGGATGGAAGTTCTCCAAATGCTCCATGAGGACTTGTCCTGTCTACAAAGTATGTGTCGTGGAAAATGTGAGCATTTGAGCTATAAGAAAGCTGTGCAGGCAGTGGAGGACCTTTGccttgaagaaggaaagaaaagggaGAATGGTTCAGAATTTGTCTGTCAAAGTTTAAGAAAGCGGAAAGAGGACCTTACTGATGGTGGTAGCAGCAGCTTTGAGTTGGATGCCATATCAAATATTCTTAAAGAAGCAGAAAGTCTGAATGGTAGTCGATTTCCATTTGAGGAATCTTATGGTGGTGTGACTTCCCGTCTATGCGATCTGGAATCTGGTGAAGAGGATGATTGGAGAATGAAGGACTATCTGCATCAAGTGGACTCTTGCATAGAAGTTGCAATTCAGAGGCAGAAAGAGCAGTTGGCCACAGAG CTCAGCAAACTTGATGCCAGAATGATGCAGAATCTCTCTGGAATGCAGCAGATGGAAGTTAAGCTTGAGCTTGTATCAGCCTATGATTATCAATCAATACTACTGCCTCTTATTAAGTCATTTCTGCGG GCACACTTGGAGGATCTGGCTGCAAAAGATGCCACTGAGAAATCTGATGCTGTAAGAGAAGCGTTTTTAGCAGAACTTGCACTTGACTCTAAAAAAAGCAGCGGCGGAGGAATTGATAATTCAAAATATGCACATGAGAACACAAAGGATAAGAGAAAGAATAAGGAGAATAGAAAATCAAAGAATGCAAAG GCTACTGGTGGTAATGTTCTTATGCTTCACCATGAGATTGTAGAATCAGC CTCTTCTCCAGATGCATCAAGTGGAGATCACTTGGATTCTGAAATCCTTGTTTCTGTTTGTGCTGCTGATGCCTTAAAACAAGAGGAAGAGGAATTTAGACGCAGAATGgaacttgaagaagaagaaagaaagcttGAAGAAACTCTGGAGTATCAGAGACGAATGGAAAATGAGGCTAAACTGAAGCACCTTGCTCAACAACATAAGAAGACAACTAGAACGACAATGGAGATGCCAAGTGATGATGATCAAGCATTACATGAACAATTTAAACATTGCAAACAG GAACGCTTAGCCCAGAAAAGTGAATTTCCTAATGGTTTAGAAGGTGTGGTTAAACCAATTGATGGAGCTGTGCACAGGAATAGTAATTTTCACGGTCACCATCATACAAAAGTTAAGCAAGGTAAGCAATTATCCTGTAAAGCATCTGATTTTGAAGTGACATGTAGCTTTCACAGCTCTTGGCTCTTGCCACCATTTATTTTTGCAGGCTTACCTAATGGAGGAATTTCAGAGATGGTTTTCCATCGTGGACAGCTAAAAAAGGTAGACATCAAAATAATTCTGCCAAGTTGGTTGGCACAAAGAATCAAATTGTGTCATCTGAGGAGAAGAATATTGAAATTGGAAAAGTTAAATCTATGGATGGTCTTCATGGTGACAACA ATGTCGAGACAATCACTTGTAGAGGAGGATGATGAAGAAAGATTCCAAGCTGACCTTAAGAAAGCTGTACATCAAAGCCTTGTTAAATTTTCTGTCATCTATCATGTTTACACCATTCATACAAAATTATTCTTTCAGCTTTGGCAAATATCTGTCTTCAATAGGATAACAAGATGCTTGACTGACTG GAGGTTGCATAAGATGTCCTCTGAAATGGATGACTTTGGCATTGCAGTTAATGAAGCCATACCTGGAAATGTGGATAGAGCAGGTCTGTATGGGACTGGCTTGAAGAATGAAGTTGGTGAATACAATTGTTTTCTGAATGTCATTATACAG TCCTTATGGCATGTAAGTCGTTTTCGGGATGAATTTTTGGGGAGATCACTGCCAAAGCATGTGCATGTTGGAGATCCTTGTGTTACCTGTGCACTGTATGATATTTTTACTGCCCTGAGCACGGCATCAACAGATTTGCAAAGAGAGACTGTGGCCCCTACTTCTCTCAGGAGTGCTCTGAGTAACTTATACCCAGACAGTAATTTTTTTCAGCAG GCTCAGATGAACGATGCTTCTGAAGTGTTAGGAGTAATATTTGACTGCCTTCATCGTTCATTTACATCTAGTTTCAGTATTTCTGATACAGAGTCAGTGGAAAGCAGTTGCACAGGCTCTTGGGATTGCTTACACTCTGCCTGTATTGCACATTCTCTTTTTGGAATGGACATTTTTGAAAGGATGAATTGCTACAATTGTGGTTTAGAGTCCAGACGCCTGAAGTACACTTCTTTCTTTCATAATATTAATGCTAGTGCACTACGAACAATGAAG GTGATGTGTGAAGAAAGCTCCTTTGATGAACTTCTGAACCTTGTGGAGGTGAGTCACCAGCTAGCTTGTGACCCAGAGGCTGGTGGCTGTGGGAAACTTAACTATATACATCATAATCTTTCATCTCCACCACATGTTTTCATAACAG TTCTGGGTTGGCAGAATACTTGTGAAAGCAAAGAGGACATTACATCAACATTGGCATCCCTAAATACGGAAATAGATGTTGGTGTCCTTTATCGTGGACTTGATCTGAAGAACAAACATTGCTTGGTCTcggtg GTTTGCTATTATGGCCAACATTATCATTGCTTCGCTTATAGCCATAACCACGAACAGTGGGTTATGTATGATGACAAAACTGTAAAG GTAATTGGTGGCTGGGATGACGTCCTTACCATGTGTGAGAGAGGACATTTGCAACCTCaagttcttttctttgaagctgTAAATTAA